The segment AAGACTGAAGCCCGTTCAGCAGCGCCTCGATGCGGTTGAAAAGCTCTACAAAAATACCGACATCCGGCAAACCCTCCGTGAAGAATTGGAGCAGGTTGGCGATATGGAGCGACTCATTTCCCGGATTGCGGTTGGCCGTACTAACGCACGTGACGTGGTTCAGCTGAAACTTTCTCTGGCTCAAATTCCGAGACTGAAATCCCAGTTTTCAGGTATTGATGATCCACTACTTGAGAATATTTCGAGCCGATTAAAATTGTTAATTGAAGTTCAGGAACGAATTAATACTGCCCTTAAAGACGATCCACCGGCCAGTGTGCGAGACGGTGGCATGATTGAAGACGGGTTTAACGATGAGCTGGATGAACTTCGCGATATCGCCAAGAACGGAAAAAAGTATATAGCCAAGATTAAAGACGACCTGGCGAAAGAGCATAATATTCCCTCCCTCAAAATCGGCTATAACAAAGTGTTTGGCTACTACATTGAAGTAACCAACACGCATAAAGACAAAGTGCCGGAAAGTTTTATCCGAAAGCAAACGCTGGTGAATTCCGAGCGCTACATCACCCCGGAACTGAAAGAGGTGGAAGAGAAAGTACTATCTGCTGAGGAACGCAGCAAAACCCTGGAGTATGAATTGTTTGAAGAACTGAGGCTGTATGTTGCCGAGTTTGCCGATGACGTTCAGCAGGTTTCTCACGCCATTGCCGAGCTGGATTGCCTGCAGGGTTTTGCCGAAATCGCCTTCCGGAATAATTATGCCAAACCGGAAGTGGGTGATCATGAAGAAATTGACATCAAAAAAGGTAGGCACCCCGTAGTTGAAAAGTCGCTGCCTATGGGTGAGCCATTTATACCCAACGACATTAAGCTGGATAACGACGAACAGCAGATTCTGATTATTACCGGGCCCAATATGGCCGGTAAAAGTATCATTCTCCGCCAAACCGGACTCATTGTCTTGCTGGCCCAGGTAGGAAGTTTTGTTCCTGCCAAAGAAGCCAAAATCGGCCTGGTGGATAAAATCTTTACCCGGGTAGGCGCTTCAGATAACCTGGCTGCAGGGGAAAGTACGTTCCTGGTTGAAATGAACGAAGCGGCCAACATTCTCAACAATGCCACTCCACGGTCCTTGATTTTACTGGATGAAGTGGGTCGCGGAACTTCTACTTTTGACGGGTTGAGTATCGCCTGGTCGCTGGCTGAGTATTTACATAACCATGCGCCTGTGGCTGCAAAAACCCTCTTCGCCACGCATTACCATGAGCTGAATGAACTGGAGCAGATGTATGAGCGAACCAAAAATTTCAACGTTCAGGTAAAAGAACATGACGACAAGGTGGTGTTTCTGCGGAAGCTCATCCCGGGCGGAGCCGATCATAGTTATGGAATTCAGGTAGCCGACATGGCCGGACTCCCGCAGGTTGTAATTGAACGGGCCAAAGAGATCCTGAAGAACCTGGAAAGTCACAGCCTCGACATCACCAACAAAAACGGGACTATTGAGAATGAGGCTTCATCGAAAAAAGAAGCGGCCAAGAATCTCTCTGAGAAAGTAGAAAAACAGCCCGAAACCTCTCAGATGACGATGTTCCAAACACACGTAGATCCCCGAATTGAAACCGTACTGAATAAACTGGAAGCCACAGATCCGAACCGAATGACACCGATTGAGGCGCTGATGCTGATAACCGAATTAAAACGCCTGGTTGATTAAGAATGTGTTGACGTGTTAAAGTGCTTATGTGTGTTCTGTGCAAGCCTAAAAACACATAAGCACTTTAACACGTTAGCACGTCAACACATTAATACATGAAAAAAATGGAAGACAAACCCCACAAATCCGGATATGTAGCAATTATCGGGAAGCCGAATGCCGGTAAATCTACCCTGATGAATTATATTCTGGGCGCCAAGATTTCCATCACTACCCATAAGGCACAAACGACCCGTCATCAGATTGTGGGAATATTTTCGGATGAGGATACTCAGATCGTTTTTCTGGATACTCCCGGTGTTATCTCACCAAGGTATGAGCTTCAAAAAGCGATGATGAAAACCGTGGAGCGTGCACGTAGTGATGCCGATGTGATCCTCTTCATCCATGACCCTATGGATAAGCACCCTACAGATGATGTAATTGAACTTATAAAATCCATCAACAAACCGGTGTTCCTGGTTGTTAATAAAATGGATGCCGCAAATGATGAAAAAGCCCGCAAATCGGCCGAGCAGATTCAAGAGAAACTGAAGATTCGCTCCACACATTATATCTCAGCAACTGCCGGAACCGGCGTGCAAGAATTGATGGAAGATATTCGTGGATGTTTATTGCCCGGACCTCCCTTCTATCCTAAAGAAGACCTAAGCGAGCATCCGGTCCGTTTCTTTGTTTCAGAGCTGATTCGTGAACAGATTTTTCTCCAATTTCACCAGGAAATCCCGTATTCCTGTACGGTAGAAGTAGTTTCTTATGATGCCGATGTGGACATTGACCGCATCCATGCCGACATCATCGTGAACCAGAAATCCCAAAAAGGCATGCTGATTGGCAAAGGCGGAACAGCCATCAAAGAGCTGGGCATTGAAGCCCGGAAATCGGTTGAGGAATTCATTGGCAAACAGGTGTATTTGGAGCTTCATGTGAAGGTCAGAGAAAAGTGGAGAGAAAAAGAAGGGTGGGTTCGTAATTTGGGGTATTAATGGAACGCAGATGACGCGTATACGACAGATTCCCAAATGACTTCGTTTGTTTTCACCTTGAGATTTTGATGTAAAGTCTTCTCATTTCAGAAATTTTATAACGATCTTAAATTGATTACACGCATACATTTAAGATCAATGAACATCTGTTCAATACCTGTCGTCTGTGTTCCCTCAAAAAAATAACTTGCGCCTTCCGAATTCTACTCTTAACATTAGTGTAATGAAATTTTTCCGACAAAATATTATCAGCTCTTGTGCAACTATGTGTTGCATGTGTATGTGCATGGCGCAGACATAAGGGCTGAGATTACGTAAATAAATTTACACGAGCCCTTTTGAATGCAACTCAGAAGGGCTTTTTTGTTGGATTATATTTTAATCGTTCTTTTACAACAGTTGCATTCTCATTAAGAAAGGTGGAGGGATCAGGTCCTTTGAAGCCTTGGCAACCGTCCCGACAATTTATTTGTCAGGAAAAGGTGCTACGTCCTGTCTGTCACATAAAATTTATGTGATGGAAAAGATGAGTTCGAACAGATATTGGTTTTGACATAAAGCCTCTTTCGGATTCATCTCTGAAAGAGGCTTTTTTGGTTTTAAGGAGCCTCATCAGAGAGATGCAAAATCTTAATAGCTAAATAAATCAACAAATAACACACTCACTTATAACCAATATATCATGAGCAACAACAAAGAAAAACGCGACTATAAATTTGAAACCCTGCAGCTGCATGCAGGTCAGGAACCGGATCCCACAACAGGATCGAGAGCGGTGCCGATTTATCAAACCACTTCGTACAATTTTGATAATACCGAGCACGCTGCCAACCTATTTGCTCTCCGTGAATTCGGCAATATCTATACCCGGATTATGAACCCGACCAATGATGTTTTTGAAAACCGGGTGGCTGCCCTCGAAGGCGGAGTGGCTGCATTGGCAACAGCCTCCGGACAGGCTGCCCAGTTTTTGGCTATTTCCAATCTGGCCCAGGCCGGCGATAACATCGTTTCAACCCAATACCTGTATGGCGGAACTTATAACCAGTTCAAAGTAGCCCTGCCCCGGTTGGGGATCGATGTTCGCTTTGCGAAAGAAGATTCCATCGAAGCATACGCTAAACATATCGATGAAAACACCAAAGCCATTTATGTGGAGTCTATCGGAAATCCGCGCGGCAACGTGGCCGACTTTGAAGGACTTTCGGCCCTGGCCAAAGAAAACAACATCCCGCTTGTGGTAGATAATACATTCGGCGCCGGCGGTGCCCTTGTTCAGCCTCTTAAACACGGAGCCAATGTCGTAACCGCATCAGCTACCAAGTGGATTGGCGGACACGGAACGTCTATCGGTGGGGTGATTGTAGATGGTGGTAATTTCAACTGGGGCAACGGAAAATTCCCCGCATTCAGTGAACCCTCTCCTTCCTATCACGGACTTAATTTCTGGGAAGTATTCGGTGAAGACGGCCCTTTCGGCAACATCGCTTTTGCCATTCGTGCCCGGGTTGAAGGGCTGCGTGATTTCGGTCCGGCTCAGTCTCCATTTAACAGTTTTCTGCTGTTGCAGGGGCTGGAAACGCTGTCTTTACGGGTTGAAAGGCACAATGAAAATGCTCTGAAATTGGCCCACTGGCTGAAAGATCATGACGCCGTTGAGTGGATCAGCTTTACTGGCCTGCCTGAGCATGATTATCACGAGCGTGCCAAAAAATATCTGAAAGAAGGTCACTTCGGTTCGGTATTCACCTTTGGCGTGAAAGGCGGATATGATGCCGCGAGAGAATTCATCGAAAACGTACAGCTATCCAGTCACCTTGCCAATGTGGGAGATGCCAAAACCCTGGTTATCCATCCTGCCTCAACCACTCACCAGCAGCTCACGGAAACCGAGCAGAAGTCGAGCGGTGTGAAAGGTGACCTGATCCGGGTATCCGTTGGCATCGAGCATATCGATGATATCATCGAGGACTTCGAGAAAGCATTCGCAAAAATTAAAGTACCCGTGTAACCACGATTAGTACTCCTTTGCAGGTTCGGTGGAAATCCGGGCCTGCTTTTTTTAACAACAGAATTAAACTTAGAAAGTCCTTTATGCAAACCCCGAGGGATGCGCGAAACTGAAGAAATATGAACAAAGACATCAAAATCACAACCCTGAATAAAAGCTGGACGACTGAATCCGGCTATAGTTTTAGTCATGTAGATATTGCCTGGAAAAGCTGGGGGACTCTCAATAAAAGCAGAGATAATGTTATCCTGATTTGTCATGCCCTGACCGGGCATGCCGCCGCCGATGAATGGTTCAGCGGGTTGTTCGACAAAGGGGGCATTCTCAATCCTGAAAAGCACTTTATTCTGTGCATCAATATACCGGGTAGCTGCTATGGTTCTACCGGCCCTG is part of the Gracilimonas sediminicola genome and harbors:
- a CDS encoding O-acetylhomoserine aminocarboxypropyltransferase/cysteine synthase family protein; this translates as MSNNKEKRDYKFETLQLHAGQEPDPTTGSRAVPIYQTTSYNFDNTEHAANLFALREFGNIYTRIMNPTNDVFENRVAALEGGVAALATASGQAAQFLAISNLAQAGDNIVSTQYLYGGTYNQFKVALPRLGIDVRFAKEDSIEAYAKHIDENTKAIYVESIGNPRGNVADFEGLSALAKENNIPLVVDNTFGAGGALVQPLKHGANVVTASATKWIGGHGTSIGGVIVDGGNFNWGNGKFPAFSEPSPSYHGLNFWEVFGEDGPFGNIAFAIRARVEGLRDFGPAQSPFNSFLLLQGLETLSLRVERHNENALKLAHWLKDHDAVEWISFTGLPEHDYHERAKKYLKEGHFGSVFTFGVKGGYDAAREFIENVQLSSHLANVGDAKTLVIHPASTTHQQLTETEQKSSGVKGDLIRVSVGIEHIDDIIEDFEKAFAKIKVPV
- the era gene encoding GTPase Era, which codes for MEDKPHKSGYVAIIGKPNAGKSTLMNYILGAKISITTHKAQTTRHQIVGIFSDEDTQIVFLDTPGVISPRYELQKAMMKTVERARSDADVILFIHDPMDKHPTDDVIELIKSINKPVFLVVNKMDAANDEKARKSAEQIQEKLKIRSTHYISATAGTGVQELMEDIRGCLLPGPPFYPKEDLSEHPVRFFVSELIREQIFLQFHQEIPYSCTVEVVSYDADVDIDRIHADIIVNQKSQKGMLIGKGGTAIKELGIEARKSVEEFIGKQVYLELHVKVREKWREKEGWVRNLGY
- the mutS gene encoding DNA mismatch repair protein MutS; protein product: MSAKKKQTPLMRQYFKIKDEHPGTILLFRVGDFYETFADDAQLVSKELGITLTKRNNGGDQTPLAGFPYHALDNYLPKLVKKGYKVAVCDQTEDPEEAKKAGRKIVEREVTEITTPGVTMSEKLLDHKRNNYIASLHWDGSTVGVAFSDISTGEFALSHVDEKNLDSLLAAIQPSEILVQQKKKNKLDEKLTHHNISYIEDWVYDGDYGYNLLTEHFETHSLKGFGVENLKVAHVAAGSLMHYMQETQKAYLRHLRRLYAYESSEFMSLDAATKRNLELTASIQEGGTDGTLISILDDTCTAMGGRLLRRWIMRPLKRLKPVQQRLDAVEKLYKNTDIRQTLREELEQVGDMERLISRIAVGRTNARDVVQLKLSLAQIPRLKSQFSGIDDPLLENISSRLKLLIEVQERINTALKDDPPASVRDGGMIEDGFNDELDELRDIAKNGKKYIAKIKDDLAKEHNIPSLKIGYNKVFGYYIEVTNTHKDKVPESFIRKQTLVNSERYITPELKEVEEKVLSAEERSKTLEYELFEELRLYVAEFADDVQQVSHAIAELDCLQGFAEIAFRNNYAKPEVGDHEEIDIKKGRHPVVEKSLPMGEPFIPNDIKLDNDEQQILIITGPNMAGKSIILRQTGLIVLLAQVGSFVPAKEAKIGLVDKIFTRVGASDNLAAGESTFLVEMNEAANILNNATPRSLILLDEVGRGTSTFDGLSIAWSLAEYLHNHAPVAAKTLFATHYHELNELEQMYERTKNFNVQVKEHDDKVVFLRKLIPGGADHSYGIQVADMAGLPQVVIERAKEILKNLESHSLDITNKNGTIENEASSKKEAAKNLSEKVEKQPETSQMTMFQTHVDPRIETVLNKLEATDPNRMTPIEALMLITELKRLVD